The window GCGTAATTAATCATATCAAGGTAATTGGCATCCACACCTTCAGAATCGAATGTTTTTCCGGCATGGTCTTCAATTTGCTTAATTCGTTTTATTCGCATTAAAATAATATCAGTGAGCGAGCTAATACGCATGTCGCGCCATGCTTCACCGTAATCGTGATTTTTATCTTCCATCAGCGATTTTGCTTTTGAAGAATATTTCTCATATAGATCATGTGCCTGTTTTTCGGGCAGGTTTTCGTTTTCAATGCTCGATCCCAGCTCCAGTTGAATAAGAGCAATGACACAATAGTTAATAATACCTATGTATTCTGAACGGATATCGTCATGAATTTTTTGTGTTCCTTTCTCTTCAATGCTGCGTATTCGCTGTGCTTTGATAAAAATCTGGTCGGTTACTGATGGGGTGCGCAAAATCCT is drawn from Bacteroidales bacterium and contains these coding sequences:
- a CDS encoding DUF1599 domain-containing protein produces the protein MNKTLEQYNSVIDACRDIFNSKLKDYGTSWRILRTPSVTDQIFIKAQRIRSIEEKGTQKIHDDIRSEYIGIINYCVIALIQLELGSSIENENLPEKQAHDLYEKYSSKAKSLMEDKNHDYGEAWRDMRISSLTDIILMRIKRIKQIEDHAGKTFDSEGVDANYLDMINYAVFALIKLMEIKK